One Pullulanibacillus sp. KACC 23026 DNA segment encodes these proteins:
- the codY gene encoding GTP-sensing pleiotropic transcriptional regulator CodY, with protein MTLLDKTRRINNMLQRTVTPVNFNDMANTLSEVIGCNTFVLSRRGKLLGMALNLEIENERMKEMFEKRQFPEEYTQSLFSISETSANLDVNSPFTAFPEENKDLFQSGLTTIVPIVGGGERLGTLVLSRMTQSFDEGDLILAEYGATVVGMEILREKTEEIEEEAREKAVVQMAISSLSYSELEAIEHIFNELEGKEGLLVASKIADRVGITRSVIVNALRKLESAGVIESRSLGMKGTYIKVLNDKFLVELERLKN; from the coding sequence ATGACGCTATTAGACAAGACTAGACGAATCAATAACATGCTGCAAAGGACCGTAACTCCCGTTAATTTTAACGACATGGCGAACACACTGAGCGAAGTCATTGGTTGCAACACATTTGTGTTAAGCAGACGCGGTAAATTATTAGGGATGGCATTGAATCTTGAAATTGAAAACGAAAGAATGAAAGAGATGTTTGAAAAACGTCAATTTCCTGAGGAGTACACTCAGAGCCTGTTCAGCATTTCTGAAACATCGGCTAACTTAGACGTTAATAGTCCTTTCACAGCCTTCCCAGAAGAAAACAAAGATTTGTTCCAAAGCGGTCTCACAACGATCGTTCCAATTGTTGGCGGCGGCGAACGTCTCGGTACGTTAGTTCTATCCCGTATGACTCAATCCTTTGATGAAGGGGATCTCATTCTTGCAGAGTATGGAGCAACCGTTGTCGGAATGGAAATCCTTCGTGAGAAAACGGAAGAAATCGAAGAAGAAGCACGCGAAAAAGCAGTTGTACAAATGGCAATCAGCAGTCTGTCTTACAGTGAGCTTGAAGCCATTGAGCACATTTTCAATGAGCTTGAAGGTAAAGAAGGTCTTTTAGTTGCAAGTAAAATTGCTGACCGCGTTGGAATCACTCGTTCAGTGATTGTAAATGCACTTAGAAAGCTTGAAAGTGCTGGTGTTATTGAATCTCGTTCACTCGGTATGAAAGGGACTTACATTAAAGTATTAAATGATAAATTCCTTGTTGAGCTTGAACGCTTAAAGAATTAA
- the rseP gene encoding RIP metalloprotease RseP encodes MQTFIAVVIIFGLLISFHELGHLLLAKRAGILCREYAIGFGPKIFSFKKGETVYTLRLLPIGGFVRMAGEDPEIVEIKPGQPIGLRFNQAGEVDTLIVNQTDKHHDAIILTAEACDLERELFIRAVDEEGQSHTYPINRTANYVMDGVAYQIAPIDRQFGSKPLLDRILTIFAGPFMNFLLAFIVFVLYFMFQGVPSEKPVLGELIKGEPAYSYGLKQGDEILKIGDQSVTSWDDITKIVSKNPNKSLAFMISRDGKIMKVAVKTGSREETKGHKSGYIGVYGPTDKSVVGSLKGGFTQTYYWIKQEVIGFKMLVTGQVGLNQLAGPVGIYDLTGQVVKHGFLWVMNWTAVLSINLGIVNLLPLPALDGGRLIFLFVEGLRGKPVDPKRETLVHFIGFAFLMLLMIVVTWNDIQKIFLQ; translated from the coding sequence ATGCAAACCTTTATAGCTGTAGTCATTATTTTTGGGTTGCTCATATCATTTCATGAACTTGGCCATCTCTTATTAGCGAAAAGAGCGGGAATCCTATGCCGTGAATACGCTATTGGATTTGGTCCGAAAATTTTCTCGTTTAAAAAAGGAGAGACGGTCTACACCCTTCGTTTATTGCCCATTGGCGGCTTTGTTCGGATGGCGGGTGAAGACCCTGAAATTGTTGAGATTAAGCCAGGACAACCCATTGGTCTGCGATTTAATCAAGCAGGAGAAGTTGATACGCTTATTGTTAATCAGACAGATAAGCATCACGACGCGATAATCCTGACAGCTGAAGCTTGCGACCTCGAACGAGAACTTTTTATTCGGGCTGTCGATGAAGAGGGGCAGTCTCACACATACCCTATCAATCGTACCGCTAATTATGTGATGGACGGGGTTGCCTATCAGATTGCACCTATTGATCGCCAATTTGGTTCTAAACCGCTTCTTGATCGGATACTTACCATTTTTGCAGGTCCTTTCATGAATTTCTTATTGGCTTTTATCGTCTTTGTACTCTATTTCATGTTCCAAGGTGTGCCGTCTGAAAAGCCTGTCCTTGGAGAGCTTATTAAAGGTGAACCGGCTTATTCATATGGACTCAAACAAGGCGACGAAATCCTTAAAATTGGTGACCAATCCGTCACGAGCTGGGATGATATTACGAAGATTGTCAGCAAAAATCCAAATAAATCGCTTGCTTTTATGATTTCGAGAGATGGAAAGATAATGAAGGTCGCGGTTAAAACCGGCTCTCGTGAGGAAACAAAAGGGCATAAGAGCGGGTATATAGGTGTCTATGGTCCGACTGATAAGAGTGTTGTCGGTTCATTGAAGGGCGGATTTACCCAAACCTATTATTGGATTAAGCAAGAGGTCATTGGTTTTAAAATGCTTGTGACGGGTCAGGTTGGATTGAATCAATTAGCAGGTCCAGTTGGTATTTATGATCTGACAGGTCAAGTTGTCAAACATGGCTTTTTATGGGTGATGAATTGGACCGCCGTTTTAAGTATTAATCTTGGAATTGTTAATCTATTGCCCCTGCCAGCTCTGGATGGAGGACGGTTGATCTTCCTATTCGTTGAAGGACTCAGGGGAAAACCAGTGGATCCGAAACGGGAAACACTCGTACATTTTATTGGATTTGCTTTTTTAATGTTATTAATGATCGTGGTGACGTGGAACGATATTCAAAAAATCTTCCTCCAATAG
- the pyrH gene encoding UMP kinase: MAGESSYKRVVLKLSGEALAGENGFGIDPKIIDSIARQIKEIVELDVEVAVVVGAGNIWRGKTGSEMGMDRATADYMGMLATVMNALALQDGLEKLDVGTRVQTSIEMRQVAEPYIRRRAIRHLEKKRVVIFAAGTGNPYFSTDTTAALRAAEIEADVILMAKNNVDGVYTADPKVDKSATKYEKLSYLEVLNEGLAVMDSTASSLCMDNNIPLIVFSITEPGNIKRVVLGEEIGTIVRGK, encoded by the coding sequence ATGGCAGGAGAATCCAGTTATAAACGAGTTGTTCTCAAACTAAGCGGCGAAGCGCTAGCGGGAGAAAATGGTTTTGGTATTGATCCGAAAATTATCGATTCCATTGCCAGACAGATTAAGGAAATAGTAGAATTAGACGTAGAAGTAGCGGTCGTCGTCGGCGCAGGAAATATTTGGCGCGGCAAAACGGGCAGTGAGATGGGAATGGATCGTGCAACGGCTGATTACATGGGAATGCTCGCAACCGTCATGAACGCACTCGCCTTACAGGATGGCTTAGAAAAGCTTGATGTAGGGACACGTGTTCAAACGTCCATTGAAATGCGCCAAGTCGCTGAACCGTACATACGTCGTCGAGCTATTCGCCACTTAGAGAAAAAACGAGTCGTGATCTTTGCAGCAGGTACTGGGAATCCATATTTTTCAACAGATACGACAGCAGCGCTTCGGGCAGCAGAAATTGAAGCCGATGTCATTTTAATGGCGAAAAATAACGTGGACGGCGTCTATACAGCCGATCCAAAAGTGGATAAATCAGCGACCAAATATGAAAAACTTTCATACCTTGAAGTATTAAACGAAGGGTTAGCTGTTATGGATTCAACCGCCTCTTCTTTATGTATGGATAATAATATTCCGCTTATCGTCTTTTCGATTACAGAACCAGGTAATATTAAACGCGTTGTTCTTGGTGAGGAAATCGGAACAATTGTCAGGGGGAAATAA
- a CDS encoding proline--tRNA ligase has translation MKQSQLLIPTMKETPADAESISHKLLLRAGFIRQNAAGIYSYLPLGYRVLRKIEEIVREEMERAGAVELLMPAIQPAELWQQSGRWEVYGPELMRLKDRHGRDFALGATHEEIITSLVRDELNSYKKLPMTLYQIQTKYRDERRPRFGLLRGREFIMKDAYSFHATQEGLDERYQIMYDAYTRVFSRCGLNFRPVIADSGAIGGKDTHEFMAFADIGEDTIAYSDVSNYAANIEMAEVKHIPTQSDEDELPLDKGQAISGDDRLIMVQWFKVNDQAAAVLHRAGDEINDVKVKNHLNATMVDAFEGHPAFNLSELKNKDVILLADNGVQNVVNGVIKEGEQVAHFNVNADRDLKAVTFGDFRFIKEGDPSPDGEGTIHFTEGIEIGQVFKLGTKYSESMGANFLDENGRSHPMIMGCYGIGISRTLSAVAEQYHDDRGLIWPASIAPFQVHIVPVNVKNEEQKQLAVSLYNTLSGQYEVLLDDRDERAGVKFAEAELIGCPVRITVGKRASEGIVEVSLRSKGDKEEVSIEQLPEFIKEHLK, from the coding sequence ATGAAACAAAGTCAATTATTGATTCCAACAATGAAAGAAACGCCGGCTGATGCTGAATCGATTAGTCACAAACTGCTTCTAAGGGCGGGCTTCATTCGGCAAAACGCGGCGGGCATCTATTCTTACCTTCCATTAGGCTACCGTGTGTTACGGAAAATAGAAGAGATAGTCAGAGAAGAGATGGAGCGAGCCGGTGCTGTCGAGTTGTTAATGCCAGCGATTCAGCCGGCAGAACTTTGGCAGCAATCGGGGCGCTGGGAAGTCTATGGGCCTGAGCTCATGCGTTTAAAAGATCGCCATGGCCGCGATTTTGCTCTTGGGGCAACCCATGAGGAGATCATAACCAGTCTCGTGCGTGATGAATTGAACAGCTATAAAAAGTTGCCAATGACGCTTTACCAAATTCAAACCAAATACCGCGATGAACGACGTCCTCGCTTTGGTTTGCTTCGTGGAAGAGAATTCATCATGAAGGATGCTTATTCTTTTCACGCGACTCAGGAAGGGTTAGATGAGCGTTATCAGATTATGTATGATGCGTATACGCGTGTCTTTAGCCGCTGCGGCTTGAATTTCCGTCCGGTCATCGCTGATTCAGGGGCGATCGGCGGAAAGGATACACATGAATTTATGGCGTTTGCGGATATTGGTGAAGATACGATCGCTTATTCAGATGTTTCGAACTATGCGGCAAACATTGAGATGGCAGAGGTTAAACATATTCCGACTCAATCCGATGAAGATGAGCTTCCTTTGGATAAAGGTCAGGCGATCTCTGGTGATGACCGATTGATCATGGTGCAATGGTTTAAAGTCAATGACCAAGCTGCAGCGGTGCTTCATCGAGCAGGTGATGAAATTAATGACGTCAAAGTAAAGAATCATCTTAATGCGACGATGGTCGACGCTTTTGAAGGACATCCTGCTTTTAATTTGAGTGAACTGAAAAATAAGGATGTCATCCTTCTAGCAGACAACGGTGTCCAAAACGTTGTTAATGGCGTCATAAAAGAGGGCGAACAGGTTGCACACTTTAACGTGAATGCTGACCGCGACTTAAAGGCTGTTACGTTTGGAGATTTCCGTTTTATTAAAGAAGGTGATCCTTCTCCTGATGGCGAAGGTACCATTCACTTCACAGAAGGCATTGAAATCGGACAAGTCTTCAAATTAGGCACCAAGTACAGTGAATCTATGGGAGCAAATTTCTTAGATGAGAACGGACGGAGCCATCCAATGATTATGGGCTGTTATGGAATTGGCATTTCTCGGACTTTATCCGCTGTTGCCGAGCAGTACCATGATGATCGCGGTTTGATTTGGCCAGCTTCTATTGCGCCTTTTCAAGTTCACATTGTGCCTGTTAATGTGAAAAATGAGGAACAAAAGCAATTAGCGGTTTCCTTATATAACACGTTATCCGGCCAATATGAGGTACTCCTTGATGACCGTGACGAACGAGCCGGTGTGAAGTTTGCCGAAGCTGAGTTAATCGGCTGTCCCGTTCGCATAACGGTTGGAAAAAGAGCATCTGAAGGAATTGTCGAGGTCTCTCTTCGGTCAAAAGGTGACAAGGAAGAAGTATCGATCGAACAGCTTCCTGAATTTATTAAAGAACATTTAAAGTAA
- a CDS encoding phosphatidate cytidylyltransferase: MLLRILTGIWAGFLFLFFLLIGGWPFALFIGALSVIAFLELISMKKIKPTSIESILGVIVVFLLVLKGWKTPWMNWVHPTELFMGLVLLLLLMTVFSKNRVNIDQATYIVFAVLYVGYGFEYLVSLRFNGLVLVLFVQIMIWATDSGAYFVGRQFGKHKLAPAISPNKTIEGTFGGIGLALVAAFIYQFVVGEHALGTTTHLILITLLISVFGQLGDLAESALKRHYNVKDSGRILPGHGGILDRFDSLIFVLPVLHMLHML, translated from the coding sequence ATGCTTTTACGTATTCTAACCGGTATCTGGGCAGGATTCCTCTTCTTATTCTTTTTATTAATTGGAGGATGGCCATTTGCTCTATTTATTGGAGCTCTTTCCGTTATAGCGTTTTTAGAATTAATTTCCATGAAGAAAATTAAGCCGACATCTATTGAAAGTATTTTAGGTGTGATTGTCGTCTTCTTACTCGTTCTTAAGGGATGGAAAACCCCTTGGATGAATTGGGTACATCCTACCGAACTGTTCATGGGCCTTGTTTTACTGCTTCTCTTAATGACGGTTTTTTCAAAGAATCGGGTCAATATAGATCAGGCTACTTATATTGTGTTTGCCGTTTTGTACGTCGGATATGGATTTGAATATTTGGTGTCACTCCGGTTTAACGGACTTGTCCTAGTTCTCTTTGTTCAAATCATGATTTGGGCAACCGACTCAGGTGCTTATTTTGTTGGACGTCAATTCGGCAAACATAAGCTCGCACCAGCGATCAGTCCGAATAAGACTATTGAAGGGACTTTTGGTGGGATTGGCCTTGCTCTTGTTGCTGCTTTTATCTATCAATTTGTGGTGGGAGAGCATGCTCTTGGAACTACCACGCATCTCATCTTGATCACCTTATTAATCAGTGTGTTTGGTCAATTAGGGGATTTGGCGGAGTCAGCGCTCAAACGTCATTATAATGTTAAAGATTCGGGTCGGATCTTACCAGGACATGGGGGAATCTTGGACCGGTTTGATAGTCTTATTTTTGTTCTTCCTGTCTTACATATGCTGCATATGCTTTAG
- the frr gene encoding ribosome recycling factor — MTQEIINDAKQRMNKAIDVLANDLMAIRAGRANPSLLNRVQVDYYGAPTPLNQLAGITTPEARMLIIQPFDKSIMSDIERAILKADLGLTPSNDGSVIRLAIPPLTEERRKDLVKQVKKSAEEAKVAVRNVRRDANDSLKKAEKEGTITEDDLRGWTDEVQKVTDQTISKIDEVAANKEKEIMEV; from the coding sequence ATGACACAAGAGATTATTAATGATGCTAAACAAAGAATGAATAAAGCGATTGATGTACTGGCTAATGATTTGATGGCCATTCGAGCTGGTCGTGCCAATCCATCGCTTTTAAATCGTGTTCAAGTAGATTACTACGGGGCGCCTACCCCATTGAATCAGTTGGCGGGTATTACAACCCCAGAAGCACGGATGCTCATCATTCAGCCTTTTGATAAATCAATCATGAGTGATATTGAACGCGCCATTTTAAAAGCAGATCTTGGACTCACCCCTTCTAATGATGGATCCGTGATTCGATTGGCGATCCCGCCATTAACGGAAGAACGCCGCAAAGATTTAGTGAAACAAGTGAAGAAGTCGGCGGAAGAGGCTAAAGTTGCCGTTCGAAATGTACGCCGTGACGCGAATGATTCATTAAAGAAAGCTGAAAAAGAAGGAACTATAACAGAAGATGATTTAAGAGGCTGGACGGATGAGGTTCAAAAAGTAACCGATCAAACCATTTCTAAAATTGACGAAGTGGCTGCGAATAAAGAAAAGGAAATCATGGAGGTTTAA
- a CDS encoding isoprenyl transferase, whose protein sequence is MLDKLGFRKTKATDQFNIEDNLEIPSHVAIIMDGNGRWAKNKNLPRVAGHHEGMKVVKKIVREADRLGIEILTLYAFSTENWKRPKDEVDFLMKLPGQFLTSYLKELIEKNVQVRVMGDESRLPEHTRAAVNQAKEQTANNTGLILNFALNYGSRHELTMAMRTLAAEVQIGELKPEEIDESKISGALLSHAYPDPDLLIRTSGELRLSNFMLWQLAYTELIFTDVYWPDFSESHLQQAIQHYNRRSRRFGGV, encoded by the coding sequence ATGCTTGATAAATTAGGATTTAGAAAAACAAAAGCAACAGACCAATTCAATATAGAAGATAATCTGGAAATCCCGTCGCATGTCGCCATTATTATGGATGGAAACGGGCGGTGGGCCAAAAACAAAAATTTACCTCGCGTTGCTGGCCATCATGAAGGCATGAAAGTGGTCAAGAAAATTGTTCGTGAAGCAGACCGACTCGGCATTGAGATTCTAACGTTATATGCATTTTCTACAGAAAATTGGAAAAGGCCTAAGGATGAAGTTGATTTTCTGATGAAACTGCCTGGACAGTTTCTTACAAGCTATCTAAAAGAACTGATTGAAAAAAATGTGCAAGTTAGAGTTATGGGAGATGAAAGCCGACTGCCTGAGCATACAAGGGCTGCCGTGAATCAAGCAAAAGAACAGACGGCCAATAATACGGGACTGATCCTTAATTTTGCTTTGAATTATGGAAGCCGGCATGAATTGACAATGGCAATGAGAACCCTTGCCGCAGAGGTGCAAATTGGTGAACTGAAGCCTGAAGAAATCGATGAAAGCAAGATTTCGGGCGCCTTGTTATCCCATGCCTATCCCGATCCGGATCTGCTCATCCGAACAAGCGGTGAATTGCGTCTCAGTAATTTTATGCTTTGGCAGCTTGCCTATACAGAGTTGATTTTTACAGATGTCTATTGGCCGGATTTTTCAGAAAGTCATCTTCAACAAGCCATTCAACATTATAATCGTCGTTCCAGAAGATTTGGAGGCGTTTAA
- the rpsB gene encoding 30S ribosomal protein S2, which produces MAVISMKQLLESGVHFGHQTRRWNPKMKPYIFTERNGIYIIDLQKTVKKVEEAYNYVRNLAQEGGKILFVGTKKQAQESVQSEAIRCGMYFVNQRWLGGTLTNFQTIRQRIARLKEIEKMEENGTFDVLPKKEVIGLKKEQERLEKFLGGIKDMETLPDALFIVDPRKERIAIAEAHKLNIPVISIVDTNCDPDEIDVLIPGNDDAIRAVKLLTGKIADAIIEANQGESEGAAVVEEPQAEAVVEEEEVAAE; this is translated from the coding sequence ATGGCAGTTATCTCTATGAAACAATTGCTTGAATCCGGTGTTCACTTCGGTCATCAAACTCGCCGTTGGAACCCAAAAATGAAGCCTTATATCTTTACTGAAAGAAACGGGATCTACATCATTGATCTTCAAAAGACAGTGAAGAAAGTCGAAGAGGCTTATAACTATGTTCGCAATCTCGCTCAAGAAGGCGGGAAAATCCTTTTTGTAGGAACTAAAAAGCAAGCACAAGAATCCGTTCAGTCCGAAGCTATTCGTTGCGGAATGTACTTCGTTAACCAACGTTGGTTAGGCGGTACTTTAACGAACTTCCAAACGATTCGTCAACGTATTGCGCGTTTGAAAGAAATCGAAAAAATGGAAGAGAACGGAACATTTGATGTTCTACCTAAAAAAGAAGTAATCGGCTTGAAAAAAGAGCAAGAGCGTCTTGAAAAATTCTTGGGCGGTATTAAGGATATGGAAACTCTTCCAGATGCCCTCTTCATCGTTGACCCAAGAAAAGAGCGCATTGCGATTGCTGAAGCTCATAAATTAAATATTCCCGTCATTTCAATCGTTGACACGAACTGTGACCCTGATGAAATTGACGTACTTATTCCTGGTAACGATGATGCCATCCGCGCTGTTAAACTTTTAACAGGCAAAATTGCTGATGCGATTATCGAAGCCAACCAAGGTGAATCCGAAGGCGCTGCTGTTGTTGAAGAACCACAAGCAGAAGCGGTTGTGGAAGAGGAAGAAGTAGCAGCTGAATAA
- a CDS encoding 1-deoxy-D-xylulose-5-phosphate reductoisomerase produces the protein MKQISLLGATGSIGTQTIDVVMAHPDQFNIAALAFGRNVQKGIEIIRQVQPKLVAVADETVKTAIEQVIPSSIEVLTGMEGLIAVSTYPDTSLVLNAILGSRGLLPTLEAIKTGKTIALANKETLVTAGHLVMDLAKRHGVDILPVDSEHAAIFQCLKNEPKKAVNRLIITASGGSFRDRTKSELVDVTVEEALKHPNWSMGAKITIDSATMMNKGLEVIEARWLFDVPYDQIDVVIHRESIVHSMVEFIDYSVIAELGLPDMRGPIQHALSYPERLEFHPPKRLNLWEIGALHFEAWDEERYGCLKLAYEAGRASGTMPTVLNAANEVAVDAFLKGKLAFLEIEEVVKAALDHHQVIQMPDLETIQSVDRETRDWTLAFINKMSV, from the coding sequence CTGAAACAGATTAGTCTTTTAGGAGCGACCGGATCGATCGGCACTCAAACCATAGATGTTGTTATGGCACATCCCGATCAATTTAACATTGCAGCCCTTGCGTTCGGGCGGAATGTTCAAAAGGGGATTGAGATCATCCGACAAGTTCAGCCAAAACTTGTTGCAGTGGCAGATGAAACGGTTAAAACAGCGATTGAACAAGTCATTCCTTCTTCAATTGAGGTTTTGACAGGAATGGAAGGGCTGATTGCGGTCAGTACCTATCCGGATACAAGCCTTGTATTAAATGCCATTCTTGGGAGCAGGGGGCTGTTACCGACTTTAGAAGCAATCAAGACCGGAAAAACAATTGCTCTTGCTAATAAGGAAACCTTAGTGACTGCCGGCCATTTAGTTATGGATTTGGCCAAAAGGCATGGTGTTGATATTTTACCGGTTGATAGTGAACATGCTGCTATTTTTCAGTGTTTGAAAAATGAGCCGAAAAAAGCGGTCAACCGTCTCATTATTACCGCATCGGGCGGAAGCTTCCGCGATCGCACGAAATCGGAGCTTGTTGACGTAACGGTTGAGGAGGCTTTAAAGCATCCCAATTGGTCAATGGGCGCTAAGATTACGATTGATTCTGCAACGATGATGAATAAGGGGCTTGAAGTGATCGAGGCAAGATGGTTGTTTGATGTGCCTTATGACCAAATTGATGTGGTGATTCACAGAGAAAGCATTGTGCATTCGATGGTTGAATTTATCGATTATAGTGTGATCGCTGAACTGGGATTGCCAGATATGCGGGGGCCAATTCAGCACGCCCTCAGTTATCCAGAACGCCTTGAATTCCATCCTCCAAAACGGCTCAACTTATGGGAAATTGGCGCGCTTCATTTTGAGGCGTGGGATGAAGAGCGGTATGGCTGTCTTAAATTGGCCTATGAAGCGGGACGAGCATCTGGCACCATGCCGACGGTTTTAAATGCAGCTAATGAAGTAGCGGTCGATGCTTTTCTGAAGGGGAAGCTTGCTTTTTTAGAAATTGAAGAAGTGGTTAAAGCCGCCCTGGATCACCATCAAGTGATCCAAATGCCAGATTTGGAGACCATTCAATCCGTTGACAGAGAGACTCGTGACTGGACGCTTGCCTTTATTAACAAAATGAGCGTATAA
- the tsf gene encoding translation elongation factor Ts, whose protein sequence is MAIDAKLVKELREKTGAGMMDCKKALTETDGNIDKAIDLLREKGIAKAAKKSDRIAAEGLAQIKVAGNAAVIAEVNSETDFVAKNELFTNLIDTILNHLIEAKPASVEESLDQPLQGAGQTLGETINEAIAKIGEKISLRRFQIVEKADNEVFGAYLHMGGRIAVLTKLAGQDEEAAKDIAMHVAAVNPRYATTDQVSQEEIAHEKEVLTQQALNEGKPANIVEKMVEGRLNKFLQEICLVEQPFVKDPDQKVKKFLSDKGLAIQTFVRYEVGEGMEKRSENFAEEVQAQLKN, encoded by the coding sequence ATGGCAATTGATGCTAAGTTAGTAAAAGAGCTCCGTGAAAAAACGGGTGCAGGGATGATGGATTGTAAAAAAGCTTTAACTGAAACGGATGGTAATATTGATAAAGCCATTGACCTTTTGAGAGAAAAAGGGATTGCAAAAGCAGCTAAAAAATCAGATCGTATTGCAGCTGAAGGGCTTGCTCAAATTAAAGTAGCAGGGAATGCAGCGGTTATTGCAGAGGTTAACTCTGAAACGGACTTTGTTGCAAAAAATGAACTGTTTACCAATTTGATTGATACCATTTTAAATCATTTAATTGAGGCTAAACCAGCTTCAGTTGAAGAGTCTCTTGACCAACCGCTTCAAGGGGCAGGTCAAACATTGGGTGAAACAATCAACGAAGCCATCGCTAAAATTGGTGAAAAAATTTCATTGCGTCGTTTCCAAATTGTTGAAAAAGCCGACAATGAAGTATTTGGCGCTTATCTTCATATGGGTGGACGCATTGCGGTTCTAACTAAACTTGCTGGTCAAGATGAAGAAGCAGCAAAAGACATTGCTATGCACGTTGCCGCTGTTAACCCTCGTTATGCAACAACTGACCAAGTGTCACAAGAAGAGATTGCTCATGAGAAAGAAGTTTTAACTCAGCAAGCTCTTAACGAAGGAAAACCTGCTAATATTGTTGAGAAAATGGTTGAAGGCCGTCTTAACAAATTCTTGCAAGAAATTTGCCTTGTCGAGCAGCCATTTGTAAAAGATCCAGATCAAAAAGTGAAGAAATTCTTGAGCGACAAAGGGCTTGCCATTCAAACATTCGTTCGCTATGAAGTCGGCGAAGGAATGGAAAAACGCTCTGAGAACTTTGCAGAAGAAGTTCAAGCTCAATTGAAAAATTAA